A region from the uncultured Draconibacterium sp. genome encodes:
- a CDS encoding sigma-70 family RNA polymerase sigma factor yields the protein MINYTDAQILKGILRHDNLILQYIYKQYYYKVNYFIKKNQGSEDDASDIFQEAIIVIYRKLKENDLIFEKSSFQGYLFSVCRFLWLKQLEKRRIEREKLNDSLPFQEDIYDDNLVDLVEKNQKYGLYQKHFKTLSTDCQKLLQMFFEKVPLKEIAKIMGYKTEKYAKTRKYKCKELLIKRIKQDTEFKKILEDDT from the coding sequence ATGATAAATTATACGGATGCGCAAATCCTGAAAGGAATCTTAAGGCATGATAATTTAATTTTGCAGTACATATACAAACAGTACTACTATAAAGTAAATTATTTCATTAAGAAAAACCAAGGAAGTGAGGATGATGCCAGTGATATTTTTCAGGAAGCTATTATCGTAATTTACCGAAAATTAAAAGAAAACGATTTAATTTTCGAAAAGAGTTCTTTTCAAGGTTATTTATTCTCGGTATGTCGTTTTTTATGGTTGAAACAATTGGAGAAACGAAGAATCGAGAGAGAAAAGTTGAATGATTCATTACCGTTCCAGGAGGACATTTATGATGATAACCTGGTTGACCTGGTTGAAAAAAACCAGAAATACGGATTGTATCAGAAGCACTTTAAAACTTTGAGTACAGATTGTCAGAAGCTATTACAGATGTTTTTTGAAAAAGTCCCGCTAAAGGAAATTGCAAAAATTATGGGCTACAAAACTGAAAAGTATGCTAAAACAAGAAAGTATAAATGTAAAGAACTGTTGATAAAGCGCATTAAGCAAGATACAGAATTTAAAAAGATACTTGAAGATGACACCTAA